In one window of Bradyrhizobium sp. AZCC 1721 DNA:
- a CDS encoding aminoglycoside phosphotransferase family protein, producing MTASLPPFTGYEPFRAFRADPAQWLPIARDIARGHGLACAAPHVFSTGTNLVMALDEKLILKIFPPFLRAQFVSERGALAQLRGRLRVAIPEIVAEGERDGWPYLVITRLSGVLGVDAWPSLPEADKERLLAEIGETIAEVQRVPVGPLGQIEPGWDVFMRRQIEGCRARHARLGLPQKFLDGLDDLLRDASSLVALEGPAVILTGEYIPENFLLSGGSGWRLAGLIDFGDVMTGRGEYDLLGPSAFMTAGMPRRVRSLFEGFGYSAADITPELKRRLLALMLLHRASDPVRAFCIEGWQEKAADLHELQDLLWPI from the coding sequence ATGACCGCATCTTTGCCGCCATTTACCGGCTACGAGCCCTTCCGCGCCTTTCGCGCCGATCCGGCGCAATGGCTGCCGATCGCGCGCGATATCGCTCGCGGCCATGGCCTGGCGTGCGCAGCGCCGCACGTCTTCTCCACCGGCACCAATCTCGTCATGGCCCTCGACGAAAAACTCATCCTCAAAATCTTTCCGCCATTTCTGCGCGCCCAATTCGTCTCGGAACGTGGCGCGCTCGCGCAGCTTCGCGGACGGCTTCGTGTCGCGATCCCCGAAATCGTCGCCGAAGGGGAGCGCGACGGCTGGCCATATCTCGTCATCACGCGGCTATCAGGCGTGTTGGGCGTGGATGCCTGGCCATCGCTGCCGGAAGCGGACAAGGAGCGTTTGCTTGCCGAGATTGGCGAGACCATCGCCGAGGTGCAGCGTGTTCCCGTCGGGCCGCTTGGGCAGATCGAGCCGGGCTGGGATGTCTTCATGCGCCGGCAGATCGAAGGGTGCCGCGCCCGGCACGCGCGTCTCGGATTGCCGCAGAAATTTCTCGACGGCCTGGACGATTTGCTGCGCGATGCGAGCTCGCTGGTCGCGCTGGAGGGGCCAGCGGTGATCCTGACCGGCGAATACATTCCGGAAAACTTCCTGCTGAGCGGCGGTTCGGGTTGGCGGCTCGCGGGGTTGATCGATTTCGGCGACGTGATGACAGGGAGGGGCGAGTATGACCTGCTTGGTCCCAGCGCCTTCATGACCGCCGGCATGCCGCGGCGGGTGCGAAGCCTGTTCGAGGGTTTTGGATATTCAGCCGCAGATATCACGCCCGAACTGAAGCGGCGGCTGCTCGCGCTGATGCTGCTGCATCGGGCCAGCGATCCGGTCAGGGCATTCTGCATCGAGGGATGGCAGGAGAAGGCCGCGGACCTCCATGAATTGCAGGATTTGCTCTGGCCAATTTGA
- the ugpB gene encoding sn-glycerol-3-phosphate ABC transporter substrate-binding protein UgpB, protein MKSALRFLQLAALAAMALASPAHAATEIMWWHAMSGELGKQLEKLAADFNASQSDYRIVPTYKGNYTATVTAAIFAFRSRSQPAVVQVNEIATATMMAAKGAIYPVFELMRDQSEPFSPEAYLPAVTGYYSDVAGNMLSFPFNVSTPILYYNKDLFRAAGLDPEVAPKTWAEVGAAAKRLRAAGSPCGLTTSWPSWVHVENFSAFHNLALATRGNGFGGLDAELTFNNPDVVRHIAQLAEWQTTKVFDYSGRGELAEPRFQKGECAIFIGSSGTRADIKANSKFEVGYGMIPYRPDIAGAPQNSIIGGATLWVLRDRPHAEYTGVARFFAYLSKPEVQAAWHQNTGYLPITRAAFDLTRAQGFYDRNPGTAIGIEQMTLKPPTENSKGIRLGSFVLIRDAIEDELEQVFSGKRTVQAALDAAVERGNRLLRQFERANPDR, encoded by the coding sequence GTGAAATCGGCCTTGAGGTTCTTGCAACTCGCAGCGCTCGCCGCCATGGCGCTTGCGTCCCCCGCCCACGCCGCCACGGAGATCATGTGGTGGCACGCGATGTCGGGGGAACTCGGCAAGCAACTCGAAAAGCTGGCGGCCGATTTCAATGCGTCGCAGTCCGACTACCGGATCGTGCCGACCTACAAGGGCAACTACACCGCGACGGTGACGGCGGCGATCTTCGCATTCCGATCGCGAAGCCAGCCCGCCGTCGTTCAGGTCAACGAGATCGCCACCGCAACCATGATGGCGGCAAAAGGGGCGATCTATCCGGTGTTCGAGTTGATGCGCGACCAGTCGGAGCCGTTCTCGCCGGAGGCATATCTGCCGGCCGTGACCGGCTACTATTCCGACGTCGCCGGCAATATGCTCTCGTTCCCGTTCAATGTCTCGACCCCAATCCTCTACTACAACAAGGATCTGTTCCGCGCCGCCGGCCTCGACCCTGAGGTGGCGCCGAAGACCTGGGCCGAGGTCGGCGCCGCGGCGAAGCGCCTGCGTGCGGCTGGCTCGCCCTGCGGGCTCACCACATCCTGGCCGTCGTGGGTCCATGTCGAGAATTTTTCCGCCTTTCACAATCTGGCGCTGGCAACCCGGGGCAACGGCTTTGGCGGTCTCGATGCCGAGCTGACCTTCAACAATCCGGACGTGGTTCGGCACATCGCGCAACTCGCGGAATGGCAGACGACGAAAGTTTTCGACTATAGCGGCCGCGGGGAATTGGCCGAGCCGCGCTTTCAAAAGGGCGAATGCGCCATCTTCATCGGCTCTTCCGGGACTCGCGCCGACATCAAGGCCAATTCCAAATTCGAGGTCGGCTACGGCATGATCCCATACCGGCCCGACATCGCCGGCGCCCCGCAAAACTCGATCATCGGCGGCGCCACGCTATGGGTGCTGCGCGACCGGCCGCACGCCGAATACACCGGCGTTGCGCGGTTCTTCGCCTATCTCTCCAAGCCCGAGGTTCAGGCCGCCTGGCACCAGAACACCGGCTATCTGCCGATTACCCGCGCCGCTTTCGATCTCACCCGCGCGCAGGGCTTCTACGATCGCAATCCGGGCACTGCGATCGGAATCGAGCAGATGACTTTGAAGCCGCCGACCGAGAATTCGAAGGGAATCCGGCTTGGGTCCTTTGTGCTGATCCGCGACGCCATCGAAGACGAGCTGGAGCAGGTCTTCAGCGGCAAGCGCACTGTGCAGGCGGCGCTCGACGCCGCCGTCGAGCGCGGCAACCGCCTGCTGCGCCAGTTCGAGCGGGCCAACCCGGATCGGTAA
- a CDS encoding sensor histidine kinase — protein sequence MPIRWRILSIAGLNSAVVMVLAVLIWNGANVLGSAWDDVRQVRESDKILAHLESETSRLQNLIHRYINQPSPELFAEILLLREAVLGTLTTRASNDPMLSGSVERLEQVTDRFLNGFGELRAVQATITKTYEQQVLGPAREMAGLYSIIEGATGHRDAQIWPALGKSREAFTAMLVAANAYYLSPASGSAEDARRNTETIEKTIPMMTDLADNDLQRMALTRLQARTVALRDGMAKLTEQLAVRTELLRNTIDASQAEAIAVIDELSDKMRQREQKAQETFDKTLSGISRRVLSIAVMFLGIILSAGVLIALSIRLPLQQILAAMHAITSGNYDRRVQGTTARDEVGAMARAVDVFRENAIAKRKTEDELRASKERAESALLELNTAQQNLIDAERLAALGGLVAGVAHEVNNPIGISLTVASSFARRAETFESELRTGPLRRSKLDEFVKSSRDAAQQLVANLHRAGELIQSFKQVAVDRSHAERRQFNLSEATDQIVASLRPVLKKAAITLSVEVPEGLVIDGYPGSYGQILTNLFLNAANHAFADGRSGAITISARARGSDDVEIIFADNGAGMTPDVQRQAFDPFFTTRRNEGGTGLGLHIVYNLVTQQLGGRMMLESRLGQGTTFRIIMPKVARGGSTAGSTSTDQTAADGTSQWPNRTMSST from the coding sequence GTGCCGATCCGATGGCGCATTCTGTCGATCGCGGGATTGAACTCCGCCGTCGTCATGGTGCTCGCCGTCTTGATCTGGAACGGCGCCAACGTGCTGGGCTCTGCATGGGACGACGTCCGGCAGGTGCGGGAATCAGACAAGATCCTGGCGCACCTCGAAAGCGAAACCAGCCGGCTGCAGAACCTGATCCACCGCTACATCAACCAGCCAAGCCCTGAGCTGTTCGCCGAGATCCTGCTGCTGCGAGAGGCCGTACTGGGCACGCTCACAACGCGCGCCTCGAACGACCCGATGCTATCGGGGTCAGTCGAGCGGCTCGAACAGGTCACCGACCGTTTCCTCAACGGCTTCGGCGAATTGCGCGCCGTGCAGGCCACCATCACCAAGACCTATGAGCAGCAGGTGCTGGGACCGGCCCGGGAGATGGCCGGGCTGTATTCGATCATCGAAGGCGCCACCGGGCATCGCGACGCGCAGATCTGGCCCGCGCTCGGCAAATCGCGCGAGGCGTTTACGGCCATGCTGGTTGCCGCCAACGCCTATTACCTGTCGCCCGCCTCAGGCTCCGCCGAGGACGCCCGCAGGAATACCGAGACGATCGAGAAGACCATCCCCATGATGACCGATCTGGCAGATAATGATTTGCAGCGCATGGCACTGACGCGGTTGCAGGCCCGGACCGTGGCGCTGCGCGACGGCATGGCCAAACTGACCGAACAGCTCGCGGTCCGGACCGAACTCTTGCGCAATACCATCGATGCCAGCCAGGCCGAGGCCATTGCGGTTATCGACGAGCTATCGGACAAGATGCGCCAGCGCGAGCAAAAGGCGCAGGAGACTTTTGACAAGACGCTGTCAGGCATCTCGCGCCGGGTGCTGTCGATCGCCGTGATGTTCCTCGGCATCATCCTGTCCGCCGGCGTCTTGATCGCGCTCTCGATCCGTCTGCCGCTGCAGCAGATCCTGGCGGCGATGCATGCAATCACGTCGGGCAATTACGATCGCCGCGTACAGGGCACCACCGCGAGAGACGAGGTCGGCGCCATGGCGCGTGCGGTGGACGTCTTCCGCGAGAACGCCATCGCCAAGCGCAAGACCGAGGACGAACTGCGCGCCTCGAAGGAAAGAGCCGAGAGCGCGCTGCTCGAGCTCAACACCGCGCAGCAGAACCTGATCGACGCCGAGCGGCTGGCGGCGCTCGGCGGGCTGGTCGCCGGCGTCGCCCATGAGGTGAACAACCCGATCGGCATCAGCCTGACGGTGGCGTCGAGCTTTGCGCGCCGGGCTGAAACCTTCGAATCCGAGTTGCGGACCGGGCCGCTCCGTCGCTCCAAGCTCGACGAATTCGTCAAGAGCTCGCGCGACGCCGCCCAGCAACTGGTAGCGAACCTGCACCGCGCCGGCGAGCTGATCCAGTCGTTCAAGCAGGTGGCGGTCGACCGCTCGCACGCCGAGCGCCGGCAATTCAACCTGAGCGAGGCCACCGACCAGATCGTCGCGAGCTTAAGGCCGGTGTTGAAGAAAGCGGCGATCACGCTGTCGGTCGAGGTGCCGGAAGGGCTCGTCATTGACGGCTATCCCGGCTCGTACGGCCAGATATTAACCAATCTTTTCCTCAATGCCGCCAATCATGCCTTTGCTGATGGCCGCTCCGGCGCGATCACGATCTCGGCCCGGGCGCGCGGCAGCGACGATGTCGAGATCATCTTTGCCGATAACGGGGCCGGAATGACGCCGGACGTGCAACGGCAGGCGTTCGACCCGTTCTTTACGACGCGCCGCAACGAGGGCGGCACCGGACTGGGCTTGCATATCGTCTATAATCTTGTCACTCAACAGCTCGGCGGCCGGATGATGCTGGAGTCAAGGCTGGGACAAGGCACCACATTCCGCATTATCATGCCGAAAGTCGCCAGGG